From the Cyanobacteria bacterium FACHB-DQ100 genome, one window contains:
- a CDS encoding hybrid sensor histidine kinase/response regulator encodes MNHSPFNRSRTVDRILVVDDTPDNCLLIQAILQDEGYQVELADSGKEALRLIEQSPPDLVLLDVMMPGMDGYEVTRRIRANISLPFMPILLTTAYDQPSVAQGLDTGADDFIRKPVHFDELLARVRALLRLKHSVDERDQIARQREDFVSRLTHDLRTPLVAADRMLNLMSQGALGDLSSDVQDAISTMIRSNANLLTMVNTLLEVYRYEAGRKTLVFSPVDLGELAQEVVKELSPLAIDKHLTLKLELNENDNFNAKGDRLELYRVMTNLVGNAIKFTDEGSVSVRLTKVDTGLVPAIKLEVQDTGPGISESDRENLFESFVPGKHKRSGSGLGLHLTRRIVEAHNGRINVSTEFGKGSTFTVYLPTH; translated from the coding sequence ATGAATCACTCCCCTTTCAACCGATCCCGCACCGTCGATCGTATTCTTGTGGTAGACGACACGCCTGATAACTGTCTGCTAATTCAAGCCATTTTGCAGGACGAAGGTTATCAGGTTGAACTTGCGGATAGTGGCAAAGAAGCCTTACGCCTGATCGAGCAGTCTCCACCTGATTTGGTGTTGCTGGATGTGATGATGCCCGGCATGGATGGGTACGAAGTCACGCGCCGAATTCGAGCGAATATCTCGCTGCCCTTTATGCCGATTTTGCTGACGACGGCTTACGATCAGCCGAGTGTAGCCCAGGGTTTGGATACTGGCGCAGATGATTTCATCCGCAAGCCTGTGCATTTCGATGAATTGTTAGCAAGAGTCCGGGCGCTGCTTCGCTTGAAGCACAGTGTCGATGAGCGCGATCAGATTGCACGTCAGCGAGAGGACTTTGTTTCACGATTGACGCATGACTTGAGAACGCCGTTGGTGGCTGCTGATCGGATGTTGAATCTAATGTCTCAGGGGGCATTAGGTGATCTGTCTAGCGATGTTCAAGATGCAATCTCCACCATGATTCGGAGTAATGCGAACTTGCTGACGATGGTGAACACGCTGCTGGAAGTGTATCGTTACGAGGCGGGACGGAAGACGCTAGTATTTTCGCCTGTTGATTTAGGCGAACTGGCGCAAGAAGTAGTTAAGGAACTTTCACCGCTTGCGATCGACAAGCATTTAACGTTGAAGCTAGAGTTGAATGAGAACGATAACTTCAATGCGAAGGGCGATCGATTAGAACTTTATCGCGTGATGACAAACTTAGTTGGGAATGCGATTAAATTCACCGACGAAGGTTCTGTTTCTGTTCGGTTAACAAAGGTGGATACCGGATTGGTGCCTGCAATTAAGCTCGAAGTGCAGGATACAGGTCCTGGAATTTCGGAGAGCGATCGAGAGAATCTGTTTGAAAGCTTTGTTCCGGGCAAACACAAGCGATCGGGTAGCGGTCTGGGATTGCATCTTACTCGTCGAATTGTTGAGGCGCACAACGGCAGAATCAACGTTTCAACAGAGTTTGGAAAGGGAAG
- a CDS encoding GAF domain-containing protein, with product MPPEIAELLQTNSADALPALMEAIAQYLNSDRCFVYLRDPQTRLGRVPFCWTRNSEIPTVYDEDWKPEPESLADEDPMFAAALATKPSIFVEDVTTASPEVLNAQFERENFGHRALIHGHLCQDHQLWGVLQPCLMHEPRYWTDEERSTFSEMIEKITPLVVQYVEQYRKNPSEE from the coding sequence ATGCCGCCTGAGATTGCTGAACTACTGCAAACAAACTCCGCTGATGCACTTCCAGCATTGATGGAGGCGATCGCGCAGTATTTGAACAGCGATCGTTGTTTTGTTTACCTGCGTGATCCCCAGACTCGCTTGGGTCGGGTTCCCTTTTGCTGGACGCGCAACTCAGAGATCCCTACAGTCTATGATGAGGACTGGAAGCCTGAACCTGAATCGCTTGCTGATGAAGATCCGATGTTTGCGGCTGCACTTGCCACTAAACCTTCGATCTTTGTAGAAGACGTGACGACGGCAAGCCCTGAAGTCTTAAATGCACAGTTTGAGCGCGAGAATTTTGGGCATCGGGCACTGATTCATGGGCATCTTTGTCAGGATCATCAGCTTTGGGGAGTTTTGCAGCCTTGTTTGATGCATGAGCCGCGCTATTGGACAGACGAGGAACGATCGACGTTTAGCGAGATGATCGAGAAGATCACCCCACTTGTTGTGCAGTACGTCGAACAATACAGGAAAAATCCATCAGAAGAATGA